GCCGAGGAGACCCAGCGCATCCACCAGCTGCGCGACCGCGCCCGCCGCGCGCTGCACGGCTGGGTCGACCGGGAGCGCCGGCTGCTCGACGCGCTCCGCAGCCGCCCGGTGCTGGCCGATCCGCACGGGCCGCTGGCGCAGCGGGCTGAGCAGGTCGGCGTGCTGCGCGACCGGGCCCGCCGGGCGATGACCACCGCGCTGAACACCGAGCGGCACGCGCTGTCGGCGACCCGATCTCGCTTGACGACCCTCGGCCCGGCGGCCACGCTGGCCCGTGGATACGCGATCGTGCAGCGCATCGAGGACGGTGCGGACGGCGTGCTCCGCTCGGTCGACGACGCCCCGCCCGGAACTCGGTTGCGGGTGCGGGTCGTTGACGGTGCGATCCAGGCGGTCGTGCCGGATCGAGCAGGCTGAACAGGACGGAGACCGTGCATCCCGAGCTGGATCCCTCGTTCCTCCCGCTGACCGTCGGCGTCGCCCGGTCGGCGGCGACCGGTTCCCGGCGGGCCGGTGAGGTGCAGCGCCGGGCCGAGGCGGCGGACGCCACCGCGGCCGGGTGCTGGGCCGCGCTGCTGGGCGGCTGCCAGTCCGCCGAGCGCCGGGAGCTGCCGTCGCGGCTGCGCGCGCTGGTCGAGGCGACCTCCGGTTACGTGGGGGCCGGGTGGTGGGCGGCGTCGGCGCACCGACGTAGGGTCGCGGAAGCGCAGTTGCGCATCAACGACGCGGTGCGCGAAGGCGACGGCGCCGAGTTCGCCGAGGCGTTCGTCGGCTACGACCAGGCGATCGCCACCGCGGTGGTGTCCGTGCAGAACGACGTGGAGAGTCCTACCCCGTGACCGCGAACGAGCAGCAGGACGAGCACTTCGACCCGGTGGCAGAGCACCCGGAGGTCGCCGAGCTCGGCTACGAGCAGGCCCGCGACCAGCTGGCCGAGGTGGTCAAGCAGCTGGAGGCCGGCGGCCTGTCCCTGGAGGACTCGCTGGCCCTCTGGGAGAAGGGCGAGGCGCTGGCGGCGGTGTGCGAGCGCCACCTCGCCGGAGCCCGCGAGCGGGTCGAACGCGCCCTGGCCGCCGTCGAGCAGGAGTGACCCACCGCTCCGGACGTCCCCGATTTCAATGGAAATCGGACATCTGATTTCAATGGAACTTGCGGCCCTCCGGCGTGTCGTCCCGCGACACACCGACGACTCTCGCAATTTCAATGGAAATTTGACGTCCGATTTCCATTGAAATTGCGTCGGCACCCACCGCCGGGAGCGGGCGTCGGGCCGATCGTCAGGGCTTGGCCGGGGCCTTGAGGACTGCTTCGGCGAGGGTGCGGAACTCCGGCTCCGCCGCGTTGCCCGCGATCAGCAGGCGGACGCCGTCGCGCTCGCTCGCCCAGGCCTCCTCGCCCTCCACGCTCTGGTAGCGCACCCACTGCCTGCCGCCCGCGTCGACGGTGCCCAGCGCCTGCGGCGGCTGGCGGGTGTCGGCGGTGACCAGCTCCTCCTCGGCCGCCGTCGACTGGGAGAAGCGCAGGTAGCTGCCGTCGCCGGTCAGCAGGCCGATGCGCACGACCTCCGCGTGCGAGCGCAGCGTCAGCACGTTCACCGAGTTGGCCCGCCAGTTCGCGGGGAGTTCCGGGTCGGCGAGCGGGAAGTCGACGCGGCCGGACGCGCGGTCCAGCTCGGCCCGCACGTCCACCGTCGGCACCTGCACCGAGGGGCCGCCGGGGTTGAA
This portion of the Saccharopolyspora antimicrobica genome encodes:
- a CDS encoding exodeoxyribonuclease VII small subunit; this translates as MAEHPEVAELGYEQARDQLAEVVKQLEAGGLSLEDSLALWEKGEALAAVCERHLAGARERVERALAAVEQE
- a CDS encoding DUF4245 domain-containing protein translates to MGVVAEPSNQQPAPSRPPRTVSAMVFAILPLVLIAFGVAGLLGQCSFNPGGPSVQVPTVDVRAELDRASGRVDFPLADPELPANWRANSVNVLTLRSHAEVVRIGLLTGDGSYLRFSQSTAAEEELVTADTRQPPQALGTVDAGGRQWVRYQSVEGEEAWASERDGVRLLIAGNAAEPEFRTLAEAVLKAPAKP